Within the Dialister hominis genome, the region CAAGAACAGAATAAGCGGTATGGATAGCTCTCTTGAGAACAGATGTATAGCATTTATCAAAAGTAAAGCCTTCTGCTTTTAAGAGTTTCCCGGCTTCTTTCGCTTCGCGGAATCCGTTTTCTGTCAGGTCTACATCTGTCCAGCCGCAAAACAGATTCTTTTTATTCCATTCACTTTCACCATGACGAATGACTACTAATGTGTACATAAATAATCCTCCCTAATTTTCACTTTTCAAAATGATCATAACCATGCACTTCAAGCAATTCCAGATGCCCTTCCTGTTTCAGGAATACGCCTTTCCCGGGCTTATCTGTCACAACTCCTATTTCTTTTATGCCAGGACGATTTTTTACCTTTTCAAAATCTTCTTTTGAAATCGTACCTATAAGTTCATAATCTTCCCCGCCGTCCAAGGCCCAGGAAAGAGGATCGATTCCCGCTTTTCTGCCATATTCCAAAGCTTCAGCAGAAACGGGTATGGATGATTTATCGATTTTGATGGAAACGCCGCTTGCTTCTGCAATTTCATTGACTTCTCTGGATATTCCGTCAGAAATATCATTCAGGGAAGAGGCTCCTGCTTCCCGCAAAAGAGTTCCCCATTCAATCTGAGGCCGCGGATGCTTATGCTTTTCTATAAGCCCGCTGTATTCTTTGTTTTCATGAAGCAGGGCATAGAGCCCGCCCGCTGAATCACCGGGATGTCCGGTTACAAAAACAACATCTCCCCTGCGCGCACCGCTTCGCCGGACGGCTGTATCCTTTGGAACTATGCCTACCACAGTTCCTGTCATGATAATACCTGAAACAGATCCGGTCATGTCTCCGCCAAGCAAATTGACCCGGTATTCTTTGCAGCAGTCCCGGATTCCTTCATAGCATCGCTCAACCCATGAAGTGTAAAGCTTTTCAGGAAATGCGGCTGAAATGACAAACCCTATCGGATCGGCGCCCATAGCGGCCATATCGCTGAAATTTGAGGCACAGAGCTTCCAGCCAACATCATAGGCACTCATCGTCACACTGGTGAAATGAATACCTTCCACCATGGTATCCGTTGATATGACCTGATCAAATCCGTCTGGTATAGAATAGACCGCTCCGTCATCCCCTGGCCCAATCTTAACAAACTCCGGCCTGTAAATCAGGTCATGCGATATTAATTTGATAAGACCAAATTCACCTATATCTGAAATTGTTTTTTCTGTCATGCCAATACTCCGAATGATTAGTATTCTGGTAAATCCTGTAAATTAAAGTACTTCTGCTCCTTTTTCCTTCATAGCAGCAAGGCTTTTCCTATAGTCATCTTCAGAAACATAGCCAAGGCAGTCCTTAAGAACGGTTACTTTAATCCCCTTTTCAAGAAGGCCGAGAACCGTTTCCTTGACACAGTACTCGGCTGCAATCCCCGTGACGTAGACATGAGGCGAAACGCATTCGGATAATACCTTTCCGCTGCTGTTTGCAGCAAGGCATGCCGAATACTCCTCAACATCATCATTTTTGCCTTTATAGAAAATATTATCTTTGCCAGGGCGATTGCCTTCATTCATTTGATTAAATTCATCTGATACTTCAGCGCCCCTGCTTCCTGCAACGCAGTGTACCGGCCAGATACCGCCGTTAATTTTAAAAGATTTATTTGTCTTGCTGTGCCAGTCCGATGTGTACATGCATTCCACATCATTTGCATTGGCAAAAGCTATAATATTTCTGACGGCTTCCCGGCTGTGGCTGCATGCCAGGGAACCGTCGATAAAATCATACTGACAATCTACGATAATCAAATGGTCCATGCCTTCATTCCCCTCCCTGTTTTCATTTCTATGCTTTTATAAGGTTTTTCTATGCTTTTTATTCTAACAGTTTTCACAAGGCAAGTAAAAGTGCAATATTTGCAGTTTTCTTCCCGCTTCTATACCGGATAAAGATAATCCTGAAACAGGCTGGATTTTTCTCTTTCTAATGCACTATACATACGGCTGTATTATTACCTTATAAAATATATCTTTATATTTATACAATATAGCAGCCTGCTCTCTTGCGCCAATTCTTCCCAACAGTTATACTAATATGAAATTGTTAATTTTGAAGGAGATGGATGCGTTGAATTTTGTTGATGCAATAGTGGCGTTTTTAAATATCGGGCTCTTCAGTTCCCTGATCAGTCGTTTCACAGGTGCCAATACCGCCATACTGGTTTTCTGCAGCTTATTGTACTTAGGCTGTGAACCTCTGGAAACGATCGGCATTATGCTGACTTACCTGGTATTTTTAAGACTAACCATATATACACAGAACCAGAAGCTGAACTTTAAAAAGCTGAAGGTCTTCAGGGGATTCAGAGTATTTTTCCCGATACTTCTGATCGTCATTTCGCTTTTCCTTTATCCGTTCGCTGCTTTAGCTATTTTCCTGTTCTTATTCATGACGGAAATTCTGGCTAAGATGAAGGAAGAAGTACCAGATGACCGTCAGATGACGACTTCACAGCTGATTCCTTATATTGCCATCGGATCTGTACTCATCACTGTATCCATGATCTGCGTAAAATTCATTCCTGCTGCTTATTACTACATTTTTGGCGGCGCTGCAGGTCTTCTTCTTTGTTTCTTCTTCTGGTGGCTGGGACAGGACAGAGACCGTCTTTCTTCCATCTGGGACAAGGTCATTATCCTATCATTCATTCTCCTTGGTCTTTTTGGATTTGATATAGCAGACTGGCTCGATGATATGCGCCGCAATATCAATCCGACACCGATTGCCTACAACCTGCCGTTCATTTTCCTGCCGGTTCTCTACGTAGGTTTCCTGATGGCAAATATCCTTTTCGGCATCTTCTCTCTTTCCGGTATGGTCATTGTTTTCTTTGGCGCACTTGGACTCCGCCTCTTCGGTTACTATGAAGTATCCAGAAAAGGCAAGGCAAACCTGCTCTCCATTGGAATTACAGTTCTCGCTTTATTCCTCCTGTTCCTCACAGCTCCGGAACCGACTGGGGTTTCCAAACTCGTAGATGCTTTCCTCCCGACGAACTATTACCACTTCCAGGGAATACTGAATATGTTTTAAAATTCACTAATAAAAAAGAAAAGCCATGCGGCATTCCGCATGGCTTTTGTATTGCTTGTAATATATCCGGATCAGCCTTTCCACGGCGGGACGCTGACTGTGCAGGAGGGACATACATCCTGCAGGATACAGGTTTCGCAGTCAGGCTTTCTGGCATGGCATACGCGCCTTCCGTGCCATATCAGCCAGTGATGCGCTGCTGACCAGTCCTTTTTGGGGATGGCCTTCTGAAGGCCTTCCTCTACTTCAAGCGGCGTTGTGCCCGTTGCAAGTTTCAGACGGTTGGCTACTCTGAAAACGTGTGTATCGACTGCAATGGCAGGATATCCCCATACAACACTTCTTACAACATTGGCCGTCTTTCTGCCGACGCCTGGAAGTTTTACGAGCTTATCAAAGTCCTCCGGGACTTTTCCATCATATTCCTCAGAGAGCATATGACACATTCCCAAAAGGTTCTTTGCCTTGGATTTATAAAGGCCGCAGTCATGGATTTCCCGTTCAAGCTCCGCCTGCGTCAAGGCTCCCATCTTTTCCGGAGTATCAAGGCGCGGAAAAATCCTGTCAGTAATAATATTGACGCGCTTATCCGTACACTGGGCAGAAAGTATGACTGCCACGAGCAGTGTAAAAGGACTTGTGTATTTAAGCATTGTCCCTTCCCCCGCATAAGCAATGCTGAGACGCCTCAGCTGCTCTGCCTTTATTTTCTTCGTGACCCTCATTTACCGCTTCGCAGCAAGTAGTCGTGAGCGGCTAATGCTGCGGCAGCCCCCTCTCCTACAGCAATAATGATCTGCTTGTTCTTGCAGTCTGTGACATCACCAGCTGCATAAAGGCCGGGAATGTTTGTCTCTCCGTCCTTATTGGTTATGATTTCTCCCATGCTGTTAGTCTTCACGTCTTCTGGAAGATAGGAATTATTCGGAATGCCGCCTGCTTCTACAAAGACACCATCGACGGCAAGTTCACGCTCTTCTCCATCACTCTTGCGTTTTACGACAAGGGCATTCACCTTCTTGTCACCCTTGACTTCTTCAGGAACATAACCGATAAGAGCTTCTACATTAGGCAGTTCTTCCATGCGTTTGACCATGATTTCAGCTGCTTTGATGCGGCTTCTGACCACCAGGTACACCTTCGGGCAAAGATGTCCTAATTCTACAGCAGCCTGTACAGCGCTGTCCCCGCCGCCGACAATGGCAACAGTCTTATTGCGGTAGAACGGAGCATCACAGGTGGCACAATAAGATACGCCGCGGCCTGTAAATTTGGCTTCTCCCGGTATATCCAGCGTGCGGCTGTGCTTTCCTGCTGTAATAATGCAGACCTTTCCGACGACGGTATTTCCATCATCCAGATGAAGGACGAAATTTCCATCTTCATTCTTTTCAAGATTCATGACGGCCGCGGTGATAAATTCAACCGGGTATTTCCTTACATGTGCTTCCATCTTGTCTGCCAGATCAAAACCGGAAATTGATTCGAATCCGAGATAATTTTCAATTTCACTGGTCAGAAGCATCTGTCCGCCGATATCATTTGAAATAATTTTTACGCTGAGCTCCTTGCGGGAAGCGTATAAAGCAGCATTCAGACCTGCAGGACCAGCACCAATCACAATAACGTCAGTAATATCCATAAATATACCCCTTTCAGACATATCGAAAATTTTCATTATTACAATTTCTATTATATCCGTTTGCTTCGATTTATGCAAACTCCAGCGTCTTAATGATTCAGGAAAGATTTCCCCAGTCCCTTATATCCTACGAATTCTCTCAGCAGTGAATTATCCGGAACGACCGATACATCCAGCTCCCGGAATGGCCGCAGGAACTCCAGAAGCCTCTGCGCCTCCGCATAAGCTCCGCTTTCAGTCCTGATATCGTGAAGAAGCGGTTCGGCCATTTTCTTAAGAACCGGTATTTCGTAAAGCAAAGCTGAATTGAATACGACATCCGCCCTGTTCTGGTAATGGAAGATATTTTTTCCCTCTCCCTGCCTTACGCTGTCCCAGACCTCAAGCGTATGCTCCGCCCCGTTTCCCCTGAATTGGACGTCCCTCACGAGTCTTCTTAAAAGTCTTGTATCGGAGGTGGAAATACGGTTGTGATCATTAATTGTGAGCTGCGTCAGAGCACTGACATAGACTCTCATGCATTGATAACCTGGAACGAAGTATGTAAGCGCAGGATTAAGCGCATGAAGTCCTTCCACTAAAATGGGCTGTCCTTTTCC harbors:
- the thiL gene encoding thiamine-phosphate kinase, which encodes MTEKTISDIGEFGLIKLISHDLIYRPEFVKIGPGDDGAVYSIPDGFDQVISTDTMVEGIHFTSVTMSAYDVGWKLCASNFSDMAAMGADPIGFVISAAFPEKLYTSWVERCYEGIRDCCKEYRVNLLGGDMTGSVSGIIMTGTVVGIVPKDTAVRRSGARRGDVVFVTGHPGDSAGGLYALLHENKEYSGLIEKHKHPRPQIEWGTLLREAGASSLNDISDGISREVNEIAEASGVSIKIDKSSIPVSAEALEYGRKAGIDPLSWALDGGEDYELIGTISKEDFEKVKNRPGIKEIGVVTDKPGKGVFLKQEGHLELLEVHGYDHFEK
- a CDS encoding isochorismatase family protein, with protein sequence MDHLIIVDCQYDFIDGSLACSHSREAVRNIIAFANANDVECMYTSDWHSKTNKSFKINGGIWPVHCVAGSRGAEVSDEFNQMNEGNRPGKDNIFYKGKNDDVEEYSACLAANSSGKVLSECVSPHVYVTGIAAEYCVKETVLGLLEKGIKVTVLKDCLGYVSEDDYRKSLAAMKEKGAEVL
- the nth gene encoding endonuclease III; this encodes MRVTKKIKAEQLRRLSIAYAGEGTMLKYTSPFTLLVAVILSAQCTDKRVNIITDRIFPRLDTPEKMGALTQAELEREIHDCGLYKSKAKNLLGMCHMLSEEYDGKVPEDFDKLVKLPGVGRKTANVVRSVVWGYPAIAVDTHVFRVANRLKLATGTTPLEVEEGLQKAIPKKDWSAAHHWLIWHGRRVCHARKPDCETCILQDVCPSCTVSVPPWKG
- a CDS encoding NAD(P)/FAD-dependent oxidoreductase, with translation MDITDVIVIGAGPAGLNAALYASRKELSVKIISNDIGGQMLLTSEIENYLGFESISGFDLADKMEAHVRKYPVEFITAAVMNLEKNEDGNFVLHLDDGNTVVGKVCIITAGKHSRTLDIPGEAKFTGRGVSYCATCDAPFYRNKTVAIVGGGDSAVQAAVELGHLCPKVYLVVRSRIKAAEIMVKRMEELPNVEALIGYVPEEVKGDKKVNALVVKRKSDGEERELAVDGVFVEAGGIPNNSYLPEDVKTNSMGEIITNKDGETNIPGLYAAGDVTDCKNKQIIIAVGEGAAAALAAHDYLLRSGK